One part of the Lotus japonicus ecotype B-129 chromosome 2, LjGifu_v1.2 genome encodes these proteins:
- the LOC130739094 gene encoding protein EFFECTOR OF TRANSCRIPTION 2, translating to MVAAAVNNRLKREQCDRTKHDSNFSHWKILIGPSDWEDFSKGKEGSARYRIHNLHKNSGSGVYELGIAVSRSGLGREIYKLVAADPQRVVVVYLGEADNVRARLQCYGRSGAHLGNSGSDDASPQKGRPLFQEIFSQGFPIVYRWAPMQNKEDALRTEAQLLDTFDYAWNTSNNGTRRPDDILRMLNKIASSTRTFSDVAKVLLPFTQRQVGIQIESSKLPLANDKSDDEADSGSNNFLSRVFKFNRSRPRIVQDITSGVIQENAKICGVTLGDGSICRKPPAEKRLRCPEHKGMRTNVSTAKAIKAPESKSVSYRYQNASHDIKDPPQTLVERPVDEIITQTNICGIVLDNGFPCRREPVKGRKRCQEHKGMRRNVSTAKVIKAPKSEDIVLPYEFPQTEGNGYRYQNVSHDVKDPPQALVGSPVGEIINNTNICGIILDDGSTCRRQPVKGRKRCLEHKGRRIRASFHVNQR from the exons ATGGTGGCTGCGGCCGTCAACAACAGGTTGAAGAGGGAGCAATGCGACCGCACCAAACACGATTCCAACTTTTCCCATTGGAAG ATTCTTATTGGCCCTTCTGATTGGGAGGACTTTTCCAAGGGAAAGGAAGGATCTGCAAGGTACAGGATTCATAACCTTCATAAAAATTCAGGATCAGGAGTTTATGAGCTTGGGATAGCTGTGTCGAGGAGCGGTTTGGGGCGTGAAATTTATAAGCTTGTGGCCGCTGACCCTCAACGCGTTGTTGTGGTTTACCTTGGAGAAGCGGACAATGTGAGAGCGCGGCTCCAGTGTTATGGCAGAAGTGGGGCTCATCTGGGCAATAGCGGCTCGGATGATGCGTCTCCGCAGAAGGGGCGGCCATTGTTTCAGGAGATATTTTCTCAAGGCTTCCCAATTGTTTATAGATGGGCTCCT ATGCAAAACAAGGAAGATGCTCTGCGAACAGAAGCTCAGCTGCTCGATACATTTGATTATGCATGGAATACTAGCAATAATGGTACTCGGCGGCCTGATGATATTCTTCGAATGCTAAACAAAATTGCTTCGAGCACCAGAACATTTTCAGATGTAGCCAAAGTGCTTCTACCTTTCACTCAGAGGCAAGTGGGTATCCAAATTGAATCAAGCAAGCTACCTCTTGCAAATGACAAATCAGATGATGAAGCAGACAGTGGCAGCAATAATTTCCTATCTCGTGTATTCAAATTTAACAGATCACGTCCTAGGATAGTTCAGGATATCACTAGTGGCGTCATTCAGGAGAATGCTAAAATTTGTGGAGTGACGTTGGGTGATGGTTCTATTTGTAGAAAGCCGCCAGCTGAGAAAAGACTGAGGTGTCCTGAACACAAAGGAATGAGAACAAATGTGTCCACTGCCAAAGCCATCAAAGCACCTGAATCAAAGAGCGTTAGCTACAGATACCAAAATGCCAGCCATGATATAAAAGACCCTCCACAAACCTTGGTCGAGCGTCCTGTTGATGAGATTATCACCCAGACTAATATATGTGGAATCGTCTTGGATAATGGCTTCCCTTGTAGAAGAGAACCagttaaaggaagaaaaaggtGCCAAGAACACAAAGGAATGAGAAGAAATGTGTCCACTGCCAAAGTGATCAAAGCACCCAAGTCAGAGGACATTGTGCTACCCTATGAATTTCCTCAAACAGAGGGCAATGGCTACAGATACCAAAATGTCAGTCATGATGTAAAAGACCCTCCACAAGCATTGGTTGGGAGTCCTGTTGGTGAGATTATCAACAACACCAATATATGTGGAATCATCTTGGATGATGGCTCCACTTGTAGAAGACAACCAGTTAAGGGAAGAAAAAGGTGCCTTGAGCACAAAGGGAGGAGAATTCGTGCATCATTTCATGTAAACCAGAGGTAA
- the LOC130735592 gene encoding inactive protein kinase SELMODRAFT_444075-like, protein MSKEKQGCYGKKGSCDVSGGKVVVVAVKASAETSRKCLVWALTHVAQPGDCIKLLLVIPAITTSNNRVSGFSRLATTCITNQWRSSFGSASDQKEVSVKSCSQMVLQLHDLYDPEKIKIRIKVLSGSSCGVVAAEAKKVQSSWVILDRKLKNEKKHCMEELSCNTVIMGLFGPKVLRLNLNFNSSPNVEIIGKLKAFPRNFKEKSDLTATNIETLSPLSSDPGNSPFSHCGENVRQRRDLEESESDSEMEILNLSSKSSSFQPWISNAICIHSTDEALVSTSQTLLQDFPKLDQDPILGKLNCKLDVNLSRSVREAISLSRNAPPDTPPLCSICQHKAPVFGNPPKWFTFAELQLATDGFSQANFLAEGEFGSVHRGVLPDGQVIAVKQCKLASTEGDGEFCSEVEVLSCAQHRNVVTLIGFCVEDGRRLLVYEYICNGSLYSHLHGEKQNVLKWSARQRIAVGAARGLRYLHEECRVGCIVHRDMRPNNILLTHDFEALVGDFGVARWQPDGEMGVETRVIGTFGYLAPEYTQSGQITEKADVYSFGVVLLELVTGQKAVDMNKPKGQQCLHEWARPLLEGNAIDKVVDPRITNCSVDQEVHRMLKCASLCIQQDPHLRPRMSQVLRMLEGDILT, encoded by the exons ATGAGCAAAGAAAAGCAGGGTTGTTATGGAAAGAAGGGTTCCTGTGATGTGAGTGGTGGCAAAGTGGTGGTGGTTGCAGTTAAGGCTTCGGCAGAAACTTCAAGGAAATGTTTGGTATGGGCTTTGACTCATGTTGCTCAACCAGGGGATTGCATTAAGCTGTTGCTCGTTATTCCGGCTATCACCACCTCAA ACAATAGGGTTTCAGGATTCTCAAGACTTGCTACTACGTGTATTACTAATCAGTGGAGATCCTCTTTTGGAAGTGCTTCAGATCAGAAAGAAGTTAGTGTAAAATCCTGTTCTCAAATGGTGCTCCAACTTCATGACTTGTATGATCCAGAGAAG ATAAAGATCAGAATAAAGGTTCTTTCTGGTTCTTCATGTGGAGTAGTGGCTGCTGAAGCCAAGAAAGTCCAATCAAGCTGGGTTATATTGGACAG AaagttgaaaaatgaaaagaaacacTGCATGGAGGAGCTGAGTTGCAACACTGTAATCATGGGGCTATTTGGGCCAAAGGTTTTAagattgaatttgaattttaacaGTTCACCAAATGTGGAAATTATAGGGAAGCTGAAAGCATTTCCAAGAAACTTCAAAGAAAAGTCTGACTTGACTGCAACTAACATTGAAACATTATCACCATTAAGCTCAGACCCTGGGAATTCACCTTTTTCTCACTGTGGTGAAAATGTCAGACAAAGGAGAGATCTGGAGGAAAGTGAATCTGATTCAGAGATGGAAATATTGAATTTATCATCCAAAAGTTCATCTTTCCAGCCATGGATTTCAAATGCAATATGCATCCATTCCACTGATGAGGCATTGGTTTCTACCAGCCAAACATTGCTTCAAGACTTCCCAAAATTAGATCAAGATCCTATTTTAGGAAAGCTTAATTGCAAGCTTGATGTGAACTTAAGCAGAAGTGTTAGAGAAGCCATTTCTCTATCCAGAAATGCCCCTCCTGACACTCCCCCATTGTGCTCTATTTGTCAGCATAAGGCACCTGTATTTGGGAATCCTCCAAAATGGTTTACATTTGCCGAATTGCAACTTGCCACTGATGGATTTTCACAAGCAAATTTTCTGGCTGAAGGTGAATTTGGTTCTGTCCACCGTGGTGTCCTACCTGATGGCCAGGTCATTGCTGTCAAGCAGTGTAAATTAGCTAGTACTGAAGGTGATGGAGAATTTTGCTCAGAAGTAGAGGTCTTAAGCTGTGCACAACATCGTAATGTTGTGACGTTAATTGGGTTTTGTGTGGAGGATGGAAGAAGACTGCTAGTTTATGAATACATCTGCAATGGATCTCTATATTCTCATCTTCATG GAGAAAAGCAGAATGTGCTGAAATGGTCTGCACGTCAAAGAATAGCAGTGGGAGCAGCTCGTGGTTTGAGATACCTTCATGAAGAATGTAGAGTGGGTTGTATTGTCCACCGTGACATGAGGCCTAACAATATTCTGCTCACTCATGACTTTGAAGCATTG GTGGGAGATTTTGGAGTTGCAAGGTGGCAGCCAGATGGTGAAATGGGTGTGGAAACCAGGGTGATAGGGACATTTGG GTATTTGGCTCCAGAATATACCCAAAGTGGTCAAATCACTGAAAAAGCAGATGTGTACTCCTTTGGAGTAGTACTACTGGAGCTTGTTACAGGACAGAAAGCTGTGGATATGAACAAGCCCAAAGGGCAGCAATGTCTTCATGAATGG GCACGCCCATTGCTTGAGGGAAATGCCATTGATAAAGTGGTTGATCCAAGAATAACAAACTGCAGTGTTGATCAAGAGGTTCATCGCATGCTGAAATGTGCCTCATTGTGCATCCAGCAAGATCCTCATTTAAGACCACGAATGTCACAG GTGCTCCGGATGCTTGAAGGTGATATTTTGACGTGA
- the LOC130739095 gene encoding probable acyl-[acyl-carrier-protein]--UDP-N-acetylglucosamine O-acyltransferase, mitochondrial, producing the protein MSFLKLGTRRPFSFSSALRIFHPRFFSYVAEGESVHASDATKPSFIHPSAVVHPNAVIGEGVSIGPFCSVSSYAKLGNGCQLYPGSHIFGSTELGDNCMLMTGAIVGDDYPGCTIIGSNNIIGYHAVVGVKCQDLKYKPEDECFLEVGHNNDIREHTSIHRSSKSTDRTVIGDENLIMGSCHIAHDCKIGNSNIFANNTLLAGHVEVEDCVHTAGATVVHQFCHLGSFSFLGGGSVVSQDVPKYMMVSGERAELRGLNLVGLTRRGFSIEEIRSLRAAYRKIFMCVDASVGSFEERLAQVEQDNKLIHVPAVRAMLQSIHDSFAEDRRGICRFRVWNGMALEAC; encoded by the exons ATGTCGTTCCTCAAACTTGGCACTCGCAGACCCTTTTCCTTTTCATCTGCACTCCGAATCTTCCATCCACGCTTCTTCTCTT ATGTTGCGGAGGGGGAGAGTGTTCACGCTTCCGATGCTACGAAGCCAAGCTTCATCCACCCTAGTGCTGTAGTTCACCCCAATGCCGTCATCGGTGAG GGAGTTTCAATTGGACCTTTTTGTTCTGTTAGTTCCTACGCTAAGCTGGGGAACGGTTGTCAACTATATCCCGGAAGCCATATTTTTGGAAGTACTGAGTTAGGGGACAATTGCATGTTGATGAC TGGTGCTATTGTTGGTGACGATTATCCTGGATGCACCATAATTGGAAGCAATAACATAATAGGATATCATGCTGTGGTTGGTGTTAAATGCCAGGACTTGAAATACAAG CCAGAGGATGAGTGTTTCCTGGAAGTTGGACACAATAATGATATAAGGGAACATACTTCAATCCACCGATCTTCAAAATCAACAGATAGGACG GTTATTGGTGATGAAAATTTAATTATGGGATCTTGTCACATTGCCCATGATTGCAAGATTGGTAATAGCAATATTTTTGCTAATAATACTCTTCTAGCTGGACACGTTGAGGTGGAG GACTGTGTTCACACTGCAGGTGCCACTGTTGTTCACCAATTCTGCCATCTTggttctttctcttttcttggtGGTGGTTCTGTG GTTTCACAAGATGTCCCGAAGTACATGATGGTATCTGGAGAAAGAGCTGAGCTGCGCGGTCTAAATTTAGTAGGACTGACTCGACGTGGATTcagcatagaagag ATCAGGAGTCTTAGAGCAGCTTATCGAAAGATATTCATGTGTGTGGATGCAAGTGTCGGGTCTTTTGAAGAAAGACTTGCACAAGTG GAACAAGATAATAAATTGATTCACGTTCCTGCTGTGCGTGCTATGTTGCAGTCTATTCATGACTCTTTTGCAGAAGATCGACGTGGAATATGCAGGTTTAGGGTCTGGAATGGAATGGCTCTAGAAGCATGCTGA